The Calliphora vicina chromosome 3, idCalVici1.1, whole genome shotgun sequence genome contains a region encoding:
- the LOC135953145 gene encoding myb-like protein D gives NNNNNNNNNNNNNNNNNNNNNNNNNNNNNNNNNNNNNNNNNNNNNNNNNNNNNNNNNNNNNNNNNNNNNNNNNNNNNNNNNNNNNNNNNNNNNNNNNNNNNNNNNNNNNNNNNNNNNNNNNNNNNNNNNNNNNNNNNNNNNNNNNNNNNNNNNNNNNNNNNNNNNNNNNNN, from the coding sequence aataataataataataataataataataataataataataataataataataataataataataataataataataataataataataataataataataataataataataataataataataataataataataataataataataataataataataataataataataataataataataataataataataataataataataataataataataataataataataataataataataataataataataataataataataataataataataataataataataataataataataataataataataataataataataataataataataataataataataataataataataataataataataataataataataataataataataataataataataataataataataataataataataataataataataataataataataataataataataataataataataataataataataataataataataataat